The sequence CGGTTTCATCTCCTTTGTATTGTCTCAGAAGGCTCAGCAGGGAGGAACGGGGAGTGAATATCCTGAGGCGAGAGCGGTATTCGGGTATGGCTTCAGAAAGAGCTGTGAACAGCTCGATCTTCTCCTCTACAGTAAATTTTACTATGCGGTCTGCGGATTCCGCCCTGTAGACGGTATTTCCGTCAGCGCTCATGGGATAACAGGCGTTGACAATGGTAAACCCCAGATTCTCCGCAAAGGAGTAGAAGCGCCTGAATCCTTCCATAAAGCTTTCCCTGAAAACAGCCTTTGATTCGCCGGAGGTCAACTCAGGAATGTCCCCGAAGGAGACATTCCTGTTTATGCCGAGATTGGCAGAAGGATATATTCCGTATTCGGCAAAGATAGGCAGCGCCTTTTCCATACCTTTTACAACGCCCCTGAGCCCCCGCATTTCCTCGTGAAGCTCTGCGTTCCACGTGTCCAGACTGAACCAGATCGTGTAAAGCTTCGTTGCGGCTATCCTCTCCGCCATGCGTTTCACTTTATCGGTGAAGTCGGGCTTGTCATGCCCTGTGAGGAAATAGGCGTTTGTGCCTGTGCGGATAAATTTTATGCCGTTTTCGGATGAACGGTTTACACAGTTTATCAGAGTATCGGTGTGGAGGAAGGGCTCGCCTCCGGTAAAGGATATTGCGTTTACTCCGTTTTCCGCAGCGCGGTCTATCATGGCGAAAAGTCTTTCATCGCTCAGGCGGTGGCGGTCAAACTTCTCCTGTACACGCATGCCGCATTGAGGGCATCTGGCGTTGCAGTGGTCTGTGAGCTGTATTATTGCCTGCCCGGGCGCCCTGCCCTTGAGGAAGGTTCCGGTGTTTCTGAGGAAATCGCTGAGCTTCAGTGACATCAGGCAACCGAGGCGGAAATTTCCCTGAGCCTGCCATCGCTTTTTTCAGGGAGGCTTTCGGGTTTATTCTTTGCGAAAAGATCACGCAGCACTTTGTCCCAGTTGAACACAGACATGACTCTTGAACGTGCCGCCTCTGAGAACCTGCGGTATTCTGCGGGTTTTGCCGCCGCAAGATCTATCATTCGGGATGCCTTGTGCAGCCAGTCTTCCATATCGTTCGCGTAGGCGACCAGTCCGGTTTCCTTATCGGCGATTATCTCCTTCGGTCCGCCCTCATCGGAGACAATGGCGGGAACGCCGCACGCCTGCGCCTCCAGAACCACCATGCCGAAGGTGTCCGTTGTGCTGGGGAAGAGAAACAGATCCGCCATTGCATATACCTCCGGCATTCTGGCATGTTCTATTTCATTGAGAATAACCACGTTAGGCATACCAGCCGTTTTGCTTTTTAATTCATCGAGATAGGGACCGTCACCCGCCATCACCAGACGGAGACTGCTGTATTTCTCATTCAGTCTGCCGAAAAGCTCAAGCAGGAAGTCGAGGTTTTTGTCCTTAGAAATTCTGCCCGCGTATGCGAGGGTGAATAAGCCTTCCTCCTGCTTTTTCATCGGGCAGAAAAGCCTTGCGTCTATTCCCCTGTGGAAGACGCTCATTTTGTGGCGCGCCATGCCCCGTTCCGAAAGCAGGCTCATGTATTCGGCTGAGGTTGTCTTAAGCTCTGAGACGGAGTCAAAGAACCAACGGGTGTAAGTTTCCACAAGTACCTTGAGGGAGTCGTTGGAGGTTATTTCATAAACTTCCTTGGTGAAGTCGGTGTGGTATATGCCTGAACTCTTCACATTGAGCAGCTTTGCCGCCAGAAGCCCCACCAGTCCCACCGGTCCCGGGGTGGAGATGTACACTTCATCGGGATCGAAGGCATAAATATCCTCAAGCGCCTTGAGCACGGAGGGTATCTTCACAGTGAGCTTTTCGTAGTACGGCATGGAAAATGAGTATATGGGCTTAAGGTTCACATAGTTCGGAGGCAGGCGGTGGTCTATCTCGTCCTCAGTGAGGCAGGAGATTATTTTGAGGTCGTACCCCTGCTCGTGCGCCAGTCTGCCTATGGTGCGCAGAGTGACCGAGACTCCGTTAAGGTCGGTGATGGTATCCGTGAACCAGAGTATCTTCTTCTTTGCTCTGCCGGAGCGTACGGAGAAGCGCTGCTCTATCTCATCCACAAGGTGGCGATCCTTATACATATGCCCGAAGGAGGTGAAGAAAGGAACGCTTAAGAATATTCCCGGCAGAGAGGAGGTAACACTGCGTACCAGCTCTTCCGGTCTGTAGTTTTTCGCGTCTCCGGTGAGCCCTGAGAGAGCCATCTTGGTGTATTCGTCGGCAATATCTGTTGCTTTTTCATAAACAACGGAGAGCTTGCGGTTTATATTGCCGTCCGTGAGACCGCGCACATCCTCTATGAGCTCGGTCACAAGACGTTTTACCTTGCTTCCGTCTGCGGATTTGCGCATCTTCATGCTCTTCAGCTTAAGGCGTTCAAGGAGAGTGGGCTTTTTGTCTTCAAAAATGTATGAGGTTATATTGTTGAAGAGCCCCTGAGCGCCCGCCATGTTTTTGTGATTTCGGGTGAAGTCGTAGGCTATTTTGTAAACTGTGAAGGCAAGGGAGTGAAAGCTGCTGTAGTTTCCGGAGTGTCTGGTCTGCTTGGTTCTTATTTTTTCCAGAAACTCCTGCGGTGACGCCGCTTTTGTGATTGTGTAGGTGTTGCCGAGGAACAGACCCGCATGGTCGTCAGAGCCTCCGGTGAAGCCCTTTATCCACGGGCACGAACCGAAGGTCTTAATTTTATGCTTGGCGGTGAGGTCGTCTATTTTATCGGGAGAGAGCCCCTCAAGGGCGTTTACCCATGTTGTGTTGTGAAGTTTGCCCCGTCCGCCGTTTATCCCCTCAAAAACATCAAAGAGGAGTACAAGCTTTTCAAGGTGTTCAATATTGAGCCTGCTGTTCACTGAGTATGTGGCGTGGGCGACCGAGTAGGCGATGTTCTGTTCTTTTATGTAGTCACGGAAATCGTAAATATCACGCCGTATTTTCTGTATCATCGCGAACTGGCTTTCATTGAGTCCGTAGACGAGGCAGTGTATCTTGCAGCCGTCCTCAGGGAAGTACACGGTGGATTCCACTCCGGTGAAGGTGTCTTCGGGGTATTTCTCATTGAGAATGAGAGAAGCCTCCATCTTGTTATGGTCTGTGACGGTAACAAAGTCCATCCCTCTGTCTTTCATGGTGCGGTATATGTATTCGGGTTCTGTGTATGATTCGGCGGAGCCCAGTCTCTGTAGAAACCATTCTGTCGGGTGGTTGGAATATTTGGAGTGACAGTGCAAATCTGCTTTTGCCATTTGTTTTCTCCTATGTATTGTCATCTGTTTGCTAATGTTTTCTATAAGCCCCCTTTGTCAGTTTTATGTCGCAACTGTGTAAAACAAATGTCAGGTTTATTTTATTTGAAGAATTTCTTACAACGGACGCAATAATTCCTGACAACAAAATAATATCCTCCTGACATAAGAAAACATACGGAGTGGCAGAATGAATGCTGTTAAGAAAGGAAAAATCAGAAAAGCCGCGGATTTTCTTCAGGAGCTCTCCAAAAAGTTCAGGTTCCGCCTGAGAACCTACAGACCGAATGTCACAATTAGTTTGGATTCACGCAAATATCTTGTTAAGACTGTGGAAAACGGAGACGAGCTCGGCGATGTTCTCCGCCTGCGCCACGAAGTTTTTTACCGCGAGCTGCTGGAAAAGAAGCGCTTCCGCGGGAAGGACGTTGATAAATATGACTTTCAGTTCGATCACTTAGTTGTCATAGATAAGGAGGCGGGGCAGATAATCGGCACGTACAGGCTGAACAGCTCCCTTTTCAGCGATAAGTTTTACTCCTGCTCCGAGTTTAAGATGGATAACATAGTGTCTCTTCCCGGGGTTAAGCTTGAACTGGGCAGGGCGTGCATACATCCCGACTACCGCAGCGGAGCGACAATAGCCGCTCTCTGGAAGGGGTTAGGCACATACATAAGCGAAACAGCCACAGACTGCCTTTTCGGATGTTCATCCGTTAAAACCACAGACAACCTCACCATCGCCCTTGTGCACTACTACCTTGAAAAAAACTTTCTGGCGCCGGAGGAACTTAGGGCTATGCCTAAGGCGAAGTTCCGCACGGATAAGTATCACAAAATGCTGGACATGATTCAGGAGAAGCGCTTTGCCCCGTTCCGTGAGGCAGCGGAGAACCTTGTTCCCCCGCTGATGCTCTCATACTTCAAGGCGGGCGGAGTTATCTGCGGAGAACCGGCTTACGACAAGGCTTTTAAATGCTATGATTACCTCACATATCTTGATATAAAAACCATGGACGAATCGTTCAGAAAGAAATTCACGGAGAAGAAAAATGAGGAAGTATGCTGTTAAGTTCCTCATATACCTGCATATAATAACAGGGAAGCTCACGTGCTTTTTTGTGCGGGACGAACTTAAAAAACGAAAGACGCTGAACGCCAATACATCCTTTTTCTGCCGTACAGGGCTTAAGCCTCTTGGTTTAAAGCCCGTTTTCAGCGGGGAGGAAGGGCTTAAGAAAGCGGGCGGCTGTCTGGTTGTCTGCAATCATATGTCATATCTGGATATTATAATAATGGCGTCCATGCGCCCCTTCGTGTTCGTCTCATCCGTGGATATGCGGGAAACCCCGTTTGTGGGGATGATGGCGGAGCTGGGCGGAACATACTTTGTGGAGCGGCGCAATGCCTCCCGCCTCAGGGAGGAGATTAAGGAGCTTGCAGCGCTGATGGAGGCGGGCTTTGCGGTGGTTCTGTTTCCTGAAGGCACAAGCACCGACGGTTCAAGAGTGCTTCCTTTCCGCGCGCCGTTCATAGAATCCGCAAGGAAGGCAGGCGTTCCGGTTTATCCGGCATGCCTGAAATACGAGAGCGTAAACGGCGAGCCATTCGGCGAAAAAAACAGGGATCTGGTCTGCTGGTACGGAGATATGGCGTTTGAGCCTCATTTCGAGTCGCTTTTCAGGATGGATTCGGTGACGGCGTCGGTGAGGATTATGGACCCTGCCGATGCCTCGCATGCTGACAGAAAGGAGCTTGGGGACTATCTGTTCTCTGAGGTGGCTTCGGCTTACTACGCCTGATACGGGGTGCTCAGGGGAAGGCATATCTCAAACACGGTTCCCTTCCCTTCCTCGCTGGTGCAGCTTATGCCGCCGCCGTGCTGTCTTATGATGCCGTAAACTATTGAA is a genomic window of Geovibrio thiophilus containing:
- a CDS encoding radical SAM protein — its product is MSLKLSDFLRNTGTFLKGRAPGQAIIQLTDHCNARCPQCGMRVQEKFDRHRLSDERLFAMIDRAAENGVNAISFTGGEPFLHTDTLINCVNRSSENGIKFIRTGTNAYFLTGHDKPDFTDKVKRMAERIAATKLYTIWFSLDTWNAELHEEMRGLRGVVKGMEKALPIFAEYGIYPSANLGINRNVSFGDIPELTSGESKAVFRESFMEGFRRFYSFAENLGFTIVNACYPMSADGNTVYRAESADRIVKFTVEEKIELFTALSEAIPEYRSRLRIFTPRSSLLSLLRQYKGDETADYGCRGGIDFFYIDGKNGHAHPCGFREGEDMGAYEQFEAKGFGIKASCRKCDWECFRDPSTLLGPVTEFFEHPAGLLSRFANDREFFRLWLEDIRYYSACGFFNGREKPDFTKMSRFKTTK
- a CDS encoding glycosyltransferase, with product MAKADLHCHSKYSNHPTEWFLQRLGSAESYTEPEYIYRTMKDRGMDFVTVTDHNKMEASLILNEKYPEDTFTGVESTVYFPEDGCKIHCLVYGLNESQFAMIQKIRRDIYDFRDYIKEQNIAYSVAHATYSVNSRLNIEHLEKLVLLFDVFEGINGGRGKLHNTTWVNALEGLSPDKIDDLTAKHKIKTFGSCPWIKGFTGGSDDHAGLFLGNTYTITKAASPQEFLEKIRTKQTRHSGNYSSFHSLAFTVYKIAYDFTRNHKNMAGAQGLFNNITSYIFEDKKPTLLERLKLKSMKMRKSADGSKVKRLVTELIEDVRGLTDGNINRKLSVVYEKATDIADEYTKMALSGLTGDAKNYRPEELVRSVTSSLPGIFLSVPFFTSFGHMYKDRHLVDEIEQRFSVRSGRAKKKILWFTDTITDLNGVSVTLRTIGRLAHEQGYDLKIISCLTEDEIDHRLPPNYVNLKPIYSFSMPYYEKLTVKIPSVLKALEDIYAFDPDEVYISTPGPVGLVGLLAAKLLNVKSSGIYHTDFTKEVYEITSNDSLKVLVETYTRWFFDSVSELKTTSAEYMSLLSERGMARHKMSVFHRGIDARLFCPMKKQEEGLFTLAYAGRISKDKNLDFLLELFGRLNEKYSSLRLVMAGDGPYLDELKSKTAGMPNVVILNEIEHARMPEVYAMADLFLFPSTTDTFGMVVLEAQACGVPAIVSDEGGPKEIIADKETGLVAYANDMEDWLHKASRMIDLAAAKPAEYRRFSEAARSRVMSVFNWDKVLRDLFAKNKPESLPEKSDGRLREISASVA
- a CDS encoding GNAT family N-acetyltransferase, whose product is MNAVKKGKIRKAADFLQELSKKFRFRLRTYRPNVTISLDSRKYLVKTVENGDELGDVLRLRHEVFYRELLEKKRFRGKDVDKYDFQFDHLVVIDKEAGQIIGTYRLNSSLFSDKFYSCSEFKMDNIVSLPGVKLELGRACIHPDYRSGATIAALWKGLGTYISETATDCLFGCSSVKTTDNLTIALVHYYLEKNFLAPEELRAMPKAKFRTDKYHKMLDMIQEKRFAPFREAAENLVPPLMLSYFKAGGVICGEPAYDKAFKCYDYLTYLDIKTMDESFRKKFTEKKNEEVCC
- a CDS encoding lysophospholipid acyltransferase family protein, yielding MRKYAVKFLIYLHIITGKLTCFFVRDELKKRKTLNANTSFFCRTGLKPLGLKPVFSGEEGLKKAGGCLVVCNHMSYLDIIIMASMRPFVFVSSVDMRETPFVGMMAELGGTYFVERRNASRLREEIKELAALMEAGFAVVLFPEGTSTDGSRVLPFRAPFIESARKAGVPVYPACLKYESVNGEPFGEKNRDLVCWYGDMAFEPHFESLFRMDSVTASVRIMDPADASHADRKELGDYLFSEVASAYYA